One window of the Novipirellula caenicola genome contains the following:
- the cysS gene encoding cysteine--tRNA ligase → MSTATASTSVTGASETKPPIKIYNTLSKTKEIFQPINPPKVGIYLCGPTVYAESHIGHMVGPVIFDTVKRYLRYSGYDVTWVVNITDVDDKLIAKSRERGIPMSQIAVEMTADYLSNLRELGVNQIDYLPRATDHMPQIIRFIEALIAKGHAYEVDGDVFFDVMKDPNYGQLSNRSVDAQQGEGGEAAAKKKSSGDFALWKNAKGQSIAWDSPWGKGRPGWHIECSAMSHEILGDTFDIHGGGLDLMFPHHENERAQSGCCHDAPMVKYWMHNGLMRAGEKGKVGGKSDREESNEDAAAGKISRSKGAGGLSDLIRRHTGERIRFFLLRTHYRSTIVYGEEGLQEAGTSLEAFYRFFDRFAEISGQSVYDLQPPASRAEGEFDPGKDALLVEMHGVRQKFLAAMDDDFNTGAAISVLFDTLRLMNRFIDENKLDANSDKESPAVASLVAAVKIVRELTAVLGIFVKAPPQSGGNEGDEALLDSVIRLLIDLRKEARERKDYATGDAIRDRLSELGVALLDKKEGTSWERSS, encoded by the coding sequence ATGAGCACTGCTACCGCATCCACCAGCGTAACGGGAGCTTCGGAGACGAAGCCACCGATCAAAATTTACAATACGCTGAGCAAAACCAAGGAAATCTTTCAGCCAATCAACCCTCCCAAGGTCGGCATCTATTTGTGTGGCCCAACGGTGTATGCCGAGTCACATATCGGCCACATGGTCGGCCCCGTCATTTTTGACACGGTCAAACGCTACCTACGCTACAGCGGCTATGACGTCACTTGGGTCGTCAATATCACCGACGTTGACGACAAATTGATCGCGAAAAGCCGCGAGCGAGGGATCCCGATGAGCCAAATCGCGGTCGAAATGACCGCCGATTACTTGTCGAATCTGCGTGAGTTGGGCGTCAACCAGATCGACTATCTGCCGCGGGCGACCGACCACATGCCGCAAATCATTCGCTTCATCGAAGCGTTGATCGCCAAAGGGCACGCCTATGAAGTCGATGGCGATGTCTTCTTTGACGTGATGAAGGACCCGAACTACGGCCAACTTTCCAATCGCAGCGTCGATGCCCAACAAGGCGAAGGGGGCGAAGCGGCGGCGAAGAAAAAATCGTCAGGCGATTTTGCTCTTTGGAAAAACGCCAAAGGCCAATCGATCGCTTGGGACAGCCCCTGGGGCAAAGGGCGACCCGGGTGGCATATCGAATGCTCGGCGATGAGCCACGAGATCCTCGGCGATACCTTCGACATCCACGGCGGTGGCTTGGATTTGATGTTCCCGCATCACGAAAACGAACGGGCACAAAGCGGATGCTGCCACGATGCACCCATGGTCAAGTATTGGATGCACAATGGGCTGATGCGAGCCGGTGAAAAAGGCAAAGTCGGCGGCAAGAGCGATCGCGAAGAATCAAATGAAGATGCCGCGGCGGGCAAGATCAGCCGCAGCAAGGGAGCGGGCGGATTGTCGGATCTGATTCGCCGTCACACCGGGGAACGCATCCGGTTCTTTCTGCTCCGCACCCATTATCGTTCGACCATCGTGTATGGCGAAGAAGGCCTGCAAGAAGCCGGCACGTCGCTCGAAGCGTTCTATCGATTCTTTGATCGTTTCGCCGAGATCAGCGGCCAATCGGTTTACGATTTGCAGCCGCCGGCATCACGGGCCGAAGGTGAATTTGATCCTGGCAAAGACGCATTGCTTGTCGAAATGCACGGCGTGCGGCAAAAGTTTTTGGCCGCGATGGATGACGATTTCAATACTGGTGCCGCGATCAGCGTGTTGTTTGATACGCTGCGTTTGATGAATCGTTTCATCGACGAAAACAAACTTGATGCGAACAGTGACAAGGAATCACCGGCCGTCGCTTCGCTGGTCGCTGCCGTCAAAATCGTTCGCGAATTGACCGCCGTGCTTGGCATTTTTGTCAAAGCGCCGCCACAATCCGGTGGCAACGAAGGTGACGAGGCGCTGCTGGACAGCGTGATTCGCTTGTTGATCGATTTGCGAAAAGAAGCACGCGAGCGGAAGGACTATGCCACCGGCGATGCGATTCGTGATCGACTAAGCGAGCTTGGTGTCGCGCTGCTGGACAAGAAGGAAGGCACCAGCTGGGAACGCAGCTCGTGA
- the ruvC gene encoding crossover junction endodeoxyribonuclease RuvC, producing the protein MIKGGVSGRRILGIDPGLNTTGYGVIEVHGTTIKLCEAGVIRSRAKDPLQMRLQELYTGVKEVIEALSPEMMALEQLFSHYERPRTAILMGHARGVICLAAGEAGIPVGHFEPTRVKKVLTGNGRAPKHQMQLAVKLQLRLANLPEPADVADALAIALCGHHLGINTPLDKLVK; encoded by the coding sequence GTGATCAAAGGCGGCGTATCAGGACGGCGGATTCTAGGCATTGACCCCGGTTTGAATACCACTGGGTATGGGGTGATCGAGGTTCATGGCACGACGATCAAGTTGTGCGAAGCCGGGGTCATCCGTAGCCGTGCCAAGGATCCGTTGCAGATGCGTCTGCAAGAGCTTTACACCGGCGTCAAAGAAGTGATCGAGGCGTTGAGCCCCGAGATGATGGCGCTTGAGCAGTTGTTTTCGCATTACGAGCGACCGCGAACGGCAATCTTGATGGGACACGCTCGCGGCGTGATCTGTTTGGCGGCCGGCGAAGCAGGAATTCCGGTGGGACACTTTGAACCCACGCGGGTAAAGAAGGTGTTGACCGGAAACGGTCGAGCGCCAAAGCACCAAATGCAATTGGCGGTGAAGTTGCAGCTGCGGTTAGCGAACTTGCCTGAGCCGGCGGACGTCGCCGACGCATTGGCGATCGCGTTATGTGGCCATCACCTGGGCATCAACACGCCACTCGACAAGTTGGTGAAGTAG
- the ruvA gene encoding Holliday junction branch migration protein RuvA, producing the protein MIVTITGKLVRVGEASVVIESAPFEYEVFVADFTRRQLQGKIGDEARLHTLQYIEGNAAQGGRLTPRLIGFLSEPERQFFDLFCSVDGVGVKKALRAMVRPVKELAVLIEQQDAKSLSALPGVGPATSERIIAKLRRKMPRFALMVDPGSIGETPEAGSEVISETFDALITLGHTEADARRLIDEAIAGKKKFKDTESLLTAIYQRST; encoded by the coding sequence TTGATCGTCACGATTACAGGAAAATTGGTTCGCGTCGGCGAGGCCTCGGTGGTGATTGAATCGGCCCCGTTTGAATACGAGGTCTTTGTTGCCGATTTCACTCGGCGTCAATTGCAAGGCAAGATCGGTGACGAGGCGCGACTGCATACGCTGCAGTACATCGAGGGCAACGCGGCCCAAGGCGGACGTTTGACACCACGCTTGATCGGGTTTCTGTCGGAACCGGAACGCCAATTTTTTGACCTGTTTTGCAGTGTCGACGGAGTGGGCGTCAAGAAAGCGTTACGGGCGATGGTGCGTCCGGTCAAGGAATTGGCAGTGCTGATTGAACAACAAGACGCCAAGTCGCTCTCAGCACTTCCTGGCGTAGGTCCGGCAACGAGCGAGCGAATCATTGCCAAGCTTCGCCGCAAGATGCCTCGCTTTGCCTTGATGGTCGATCCAGGGTCGATCGGTGAAACGCCTGAAGCGGGCAGCGAAGTGATCAGCGAGACGTTTGATGCCCTGATCACGCTGGGGCACACCGAAGCCGATGCACGGCGATTGATCGACGAAGCAATCGCGGGCAAGAAGAAGTTCAAAGACACCGAGTCGCTGTTAACGGCGATCTACCAGCGGTCGACCTAA
- a CDS encoding histidine kinase, translating into MSNASADLVLFLSGDLMFASRVRGAAANAELQFKFSGNLPAGDLDSVAYVIIDLSTRSKLIPDVVAEIASRCPAAKVIAYGPHVQVNQLNAARAAGVSTVMTRGQFDAALPSLFVG; encoded by the coding sequence ATGAGCAACGCCTCCGCTGATCTCGTGCTGTTCCTGTCCGGCGATTTGATGTTCGCATCCCGCGTGCGTGGTGCGGCAGCCAACGCCGAGTTGCAATTTAAGTTCAGCGGAAATTTGCCCGCTGGCGATCTCGATTCGGTGGCCTACGTGATCATCGACTTGTCAACGCGTAGCAAGTTGATTCCCGACGTGGTGGCGGAGATTGCGTCCCGCTGCCCTGCGGCAAAGGTCATTGCCTACGGGCCTCATGTCCAAGTCAACCAGCTCAACGCGGCCCGCGCGGCTGGCGTGTCGACGGTGATGACACGAGGCCAATTCGACGCGGCACTGCCAAGCTTGTTTGTGGGATAG
- a CDS encoding sugar phosphate isomerase/epimerase — MKYGMNLLLWSGEVTDELMPVCEQLKAAGYDGVELPMFNIDLDYAAIGKKLDDIGLARTAVTIRGEEDNPISPDASVRAKGIELTKKTLDCCAAAGVETLVGPYHSAIGVFSGAGPTEDEWKWGVESMRAVAEHAGNVGVKLGVEALNRFECYFLNCHADSARFVREVDHPACGMMYDTFHSNIEEKGIKDAVKVGGDKLFHIHISENDRGTPGDGHVHWDDNFDAIAEMGYDGWMVIEAFGLALPEIAAATKIWRRMFKDEITLATEGLKFMKTEVEKRK, encoded by the coding sequence ATGAAATACGGCATGAACCTCCTTTTGTGGTCCGGTGAAGTCACCGACGAACTGATGCCTGTTTGCGAACAACTCAAAGCGGCTGGCTACGACGGCGTCGAGCTACCGATGTTCAACATCGACCTCGACTATGCAGCGATCGGCAAAAAGTTGGACGACATCGGTTTGGCTCGCACTGCCGTCACGATTCGCGGTGAAGAGGACAACCCGATTTCACCCGACGCCAGCGTGCGTGCCAAAGGCATCGAGTTGACGAAGAAGACGCTGGACTGCTGTGCAGCGGCAGGCGTGGAAACGTTGGTCGGCCCCTACCACTCGGCGATCGGCGTGTTCAGCGGCGCTGGTCCTACCGAAGACGAATGGAAGTGGGGCGTCGAAAGCATGCGTGCGGTCGCCGAACATGCAGGCAACGTTGGCGTGAAATTGGGCGTCGAGGCGCTGAACCGTTTTGAATGTTATTTCCTTAACTGCCATGCCGACTCGGCTCGTTTTGTTCGCGAAGTCGACCATCCCGCTTGCGGCATGATGTACGACACGTTCCACAGCAACATCGAAGAAAAGGGGATCAAGGACGCGGTCAAGGTCGGTGGCGACAAACTGTTCCACATCCACATCAGCGAAAACGATCGTGGCACCCCTGGCGATGGTCATGTTCACTGGGACGATAACTTTGACGCGATCGCTGAAATGGGCTACGACGGCTGGATGGTCATCGAAGCGTTCGGATTGGCCCTTCCCGAAATTGCTGCCGCCACCAAGATTTGGCGACGCATGTTCAAGGATGAAATCACCTTGGCCACGGAAGGCTTAAAATTCATGAAGACCGAAGTCGAGAAACGCAAGTAA
- a CDS encoding lipopolysaccharide biosynthesis protein: protein MRSFCPTSTLPPLNDPQAVTSTKPETPASFAADSLAIGMLVVLAMTIIQRSLGFLRSIWFCRLMDDAVVGQWAMAFDFITMATPVMLFGMPGSLPRYVETYRQQGHLRSLVRRLLIATVACTGIFMVGLTVAPDWFGWLIFLESDNSQLTYSVAVGVISIIAFNFVHQLVSSLRQVRVASMMQFVQSVAFTLIGVGWLIRGGGLAGLILSFAAASLIAILPGGWTLAKGWRGLPRSETRFDAPSMWRRLLPYAIALWVMNLLSNLFEMSDRYMILHFTSGGEQMGQAAVGQYHSGRIFPVLLMSLASMIAGVLMPYLAADWESGRREAVVDRIRKVLAALSIVFTLGAAATLWIAPWLFANLLQNRYADGLALMPMAFVFYIWASLVMIGQDYLWVAERGRLVGIAIAVGLTLNLILNATLLPILGLQGAVIATLCAHATVMIGIGMAMAWCGFEFDLTLISISLLPASLMLGPVVAVASVCTVILVSPKIKRWIVEGIEPLAAKFGRPATMWS from the coding sequence ATGAGATCCTTCTGCCCAACGTCGACGCTTCCCCCATTGAACGATCCACAAGCTGTGACATCGACCAAGCCCGAAACTCCCGCTAGCTTTGCAGCCGATTCGCTTGCGATTGGAATGTTGGTCGTGCTAGCGATGACGATCATTCAGCGGTCACTCGGATTTCTCCGAAGTATCTGGTTCTGCCGATTGATGGACGATGCTGTCGTCGGCCAATGGGCAATGGCATTCGATTTCATCACGATGGCAACGCCGGTGATGTTGTTTGGTATGCCCGGATCGCTGCCAAGGTATGTGGAAACGTATCGGCAACAGGGACATCTACGTTCACTGGTGCGGCGACTGCTGATCGCGACTGTCGCGTGCACGGGGATCTTTATGGTCGGTTTGACTGTGGCACCGGATTGGTTTGGATGGCTGATCTTTCTAGAGTCCGACAATAGCCAATTGACGTACAGCGTTGCCGTCGGCGTGATCTCGATCATCGCATTCAACTTTGTTCATCAATTGGTTTCCTCGCTTCGCCAAGTTCGCGTGGCATCGATGATGCAGTTCGTGCAGAGTGTTGCATTCACATTGATCGGAGTGGGATGGCTTATCCGCGGCGGCGGATTAGCGGGACTGATCCTCAGTTTTGCCGCCGCGTCACTGATCGCGATTCTGCCTGGTGGTTGGACGCTGGCCAAAGGATGGCGGGGATTACCACGCAGCGAAACTCGCTTTGACGCTCCATCGATGTGGCGACGTTTGCTGCCGTATGCGATCGCGTTGTGGGTGATGAACTTATTGAGCAATCTTTTTGAGATGTCCGATCGCTACATGATTTTGCACTTCACCAGCGGAGGCGAACAAATGGGACAAGCCGCCGTGGGGCAGTACCACAGTGGCCGTATTTTTCCCGTGTTGTTGATGAGTTTGGCCAGCATGATTGCGGGTGTTCTGATGCCATACCTTGCCGCCGACTGGGAATCGGGTCGTCGTGAAGCGGTGGTCGATCGAATCCGCAAAGTCCTCGCGGCGCTGTCGATTGTCTTTACACTCGGTGCGGCAGCGACGCTATGGATCGCTCCATGGTTGTTTGCCAATCTGCTGCAAAATCGCTACGCAGACGGGCTGGCGCTGATGCCGATGGCGTTTGTGTTTTATATCTGGGCATCGCTCGTGATGATCGGGCAAGACTATTTGTGGGTAGCCGAGCGAGGCAGATTAGTCGGCATCGCGATCGCCGTCGGCTTGACGCTGAATCTGATCCTCAATGCGACGTTGTTGCCGATATTGGGGTTGCAAGGCGCTGTGATCGCGACGCTGTGTGCGCACGCCACCGTGATGATTGGAATCGGGATGGCGATGGCGTGGTGCGGATTCGAGTTTGATTTGACGTTGATCTCGATCAGTCTTCTGCCCGCCAGCCTGATGCTGGGACCGGTGGTGGCGGTCGCGAGCGTTTGCACGGTGATCCTGGTCAGCCCGAAGATCAAACGATGGATCGTCGAAGGCATCGAACCGCTTGCCGCAAAATTCGGTCGCCCGGCAACGATGTGGTCCTAA
- a CDS encoding sensor domain-containing diguanylate cyclase/phosphohydrolase → MNQPLSVSASVDPAAAPVTAVEPLDLASKNQQLEQLLASLQEASPISDERRVSPSIEDKFESQLAMVRLGIASSLFFSLRAKHVATAAHSLRVALSCLAWAHRLGLDDSLRDRIEVAALLHDLGKIGIPDRVLRKPGKLTVEEQLTMDCCPRLGVEILRGCTHDNELLDIVLHANTWFDGRRHDDGLRGDALPLGSRMLAIADAFDAMTTDHVYRSALSRERAIQELAKASGTQFDPELVLDFSNMLEDRPELLQGVVVDRWLKQLQNDSELSIWNSGSNHKHAGVVTAAGQDELFLNSLVGRLKDGVVFTDSEGTITRWNDAMQHLTGISCDAIQGKQWSNEIVRLRESDSSRQQGACIVTQCLRSSSSIQRKMVIEQPGGISTPVHVHVAPVTGTEPGCLGTVIVIRDVSNEADMLEKLDSLHQQVTRDPLTGIANRAYFDEQLASLTSRAKAGGPTFSLIICDIDHFKRVNDVHGHPAGDEALIRFAEILESHSRDGDLVARYGGEEFLLIANNCDNATTTKRAEVIRAALEQTPLPSLGNEAVTASFGVTEYQAGDTAETILARSDRALLKAKDNGRNRVIQLGSGNRADESPETTKRGWFAWFDTSELEKNSEFDILTPVPTALAIEKLRGFIADHDAEVIHVTENQVSIKVNAVCTTGGRRRVDHQMVLNAQLTLSEQKRSDSVIPAVRNWGGTKVHVTIRPIRNRDRRNRALKPCIVQLVSSLKSYLMGEIVSDPDGS, encoded by the coding sequence ATGAACCAGCCCCTCTCTGTATCTGCATCTGTTGACCCTGCCGCGGCTCCGGTGACGGCAGTCGAGCCATTGGATTTGGCCAGCAAGAATCAACAGCTCGAACAGCTGCTTGCCAGTTTGCAGGAGGCATCGCCGATCAGTGACGAGCGGCGTGTGTCGCCGTCGATCGAGGACAAGTTCGAGAGCCAATTGGCGATGGTCCGGCTGGGGATCGCTAGTTCATTATTCTTTTCGCTGCGGGCGAAACATGTCGCCACCGCGGCGCATTCGCTGCGAGTCGCGTTGTCGTGTTTGGCATGGGCCCACCGCTTGGGACTCGATGACTCGCTACGAGACCGTATCGAAGTGGCTGCACTGCTGCATGATCTGGGCAAAATTGGCATTCCCGATCGCGTGCTGCGAAAACCTGGCAAGTTGACAGTCGAAGAACAATTGACGATGGATTGTTGCCCGCGTTTGGGGGTCGAGATCTTACGCGGCTGCACCCACGACAACGAATTGCTTGACATCGTGTTGCATGCCAATACGTGGTTTGACGGTCGGCGTCATGATGACGGTCTACGCGGTGACGCGTTGCCGCTCGGATCACGCATGTTGGCGATCGCAGATGCATTCGATGCGATGACGACCGATCACGTTTATCGCAGTGCGCTCAGCCGCGAACGCGCGATCCAAGAATTGGCCAAAGCCAGTGGCACCCAATTTGATCCCGAATTGGTGCTTGATTTCAGCAACATGCTCGAAGACCGGCCCGAACTACTACAAGGCGTGGTGGTGGATCGTTGGCTCAAGCAACTACAAAACGACTCGGAGTTATCCATTTGGAATTCCGGTTCCAACCACAAGCATGCGGGAGTCGTCACCGCGGCAGGCCAAGACGAACTGTTTTTGAATTCACTCGTCGGCAGACTCAAAGACGGAGTGGTGTTTACTGACAGCGAAGGGACGATCACCCGTTGGAATGATGCCATGCAGCATCTGACGGGAATCTCCTGTGACGCGATCCAAGGCAAACAGTGGAGCAACGAAATTGTTCGTTTGCGCGAGAGCGATTCGTCGCGTCAGCAAGGCGCCTGTATCGTCACGCAATGTCTTCGATCGTCGAGTTCCATCCAGCGAAAAATGGTCATCGAACAACCCGGCGGCATCTCGACGCCTGTGCATGTTCATGTGGCGCCGGTGACCGGGACCGAGCCGGGGTGTTTGGGAACGGTGATCGTAATTCGCGATGTCTCAAACGAAGCCGACATGCTCGAAAAGCTTGATTCGCTTCACCAACAAGTCACTCGTGATCCTTTGACCGGGATTGCCAATCGAGCCTATTTCGACGAACAACTCGCGTCATTGACGTCGCGGGCCAAGGCGGGCGGTCCAACATTCAGTTTGATCATCTGTGACATTGATCACTTCAAACGAGTCAACGACGTGCATGGCCATCCGGCAGGCGATGAAGCGTTAATCCGTTTCGCCGAGATTTTGGAAAGTCATTCACGTGATGGCGATTTGGTGGCCCGTTATGGTGGCGAAGAATTTTTGTTGATCGCGAATAATTGTGACAACGCGACCACCACCAAACGTGCCGAAGTGATTCGCGCGGCGCTCGAGCAGACGCCGCTGCCAAGTCTTGGCAACGAAGCAGTCACCGCTAGTTTTGGCGTGACGGAATATCAGGCAGGCGATACCGCCGAAACGATCTTGGCGCGATCCGATCGGGCGCTTTTGAAAGCCAAGGACAATGGACGCAATCGAGTGATTCAGCTTGGTTCGGGTAACCGAGCCGACGAGTCGCCGGAAACGACCAAGCGGGGTTGGTTCGCGTGGTTCGATACCAGTGAGCTTGAGAAGAACAGCGAGTTCGACATTCTGACGCCGGTTCCAACCGCGTTGGCCATCGAAAAGCTTCGCGGCTTTATCGCCGATCACGATGCCGAAGTGATTCATGTCACCGAAAATCAAGTTTCGATCAAAGTCAATGCGGTCTGTACCACCGGGGGCCGGCGACGAGTTGATCATCAGATGGTGCTGAATGCCCAGCTGACCCTCAGCGAACAAAAACGAAGCGATTCGGTGATCCCTGCGGTGCGAAATTGGGGCGGAACAAAGGTCCACGTGACGATCCGGCCTATCCGGAATCGTGACCGCCGTAACCGAGCACTGAAACCGTGTATCGTCCAGCTCGTTTCGAGCTTGAAAAGCTATTTGATGGGCGAAATCGTTTCAGATCCCGATGGATCGTAA
- a CDS encoding superoxide dismutase → MAYTLPALPYAYDALTPHIDAKTMEIHHTKHHQAYITKVNDAIAGTDLESKSIEDLISDLSAVPEAKRGAVRNNGGGHANHSLFWTVMGPNKGGNPSGDLATAIDKAFGSFDAMKEQFGNAAATRFGSGWAWLYVEGGELKIGSTANQDNPLMGQSVAGIGGTPILGLDVWEHAYYLNYQNRRPDYISAFWNVVDWDAVADRYAAAK, encoded by the coding sequence ATGGCTTACACATTGCCTGCACTGCCTTACGCGTACGATGCACTGACGCCTCATATCGACGCGAAGACGATGGAAATCCATCACACCAAGCATCACCAGGCCTACATCACGAAGGTGAACGATGCGATCGCGGGTACCGATTTGGAAAGCAAGTCGATCGAAGATTTGATTTCGGATCTCTCCGCTGTTCCCGAGGCCAAGCGGGGCGCGGTTCGCAACAACGGTGGCGGACACGCAAATCACTCGTTGTTCTGGACCGTGATGGGACCAAACAAGGGTGGCAACCCGTCGGGCGATTTGGCCACGGCGATCGACAAGGCCTTCGGTTCGTTCGATGCAATGAAAGAACAGTTCGGCAACGCGGCAGCAACGCGTTTCGGTAGCGGATGGGCTTGGCTTTACGTCGAAGGTGGCGAGCTAAAGATCGGCAGCACCGCGAACCAAGACAACCCGTTGATGGGCCAATCGGTTGCCGGAATCGGCGGCACGCCCATCCTTGGATTGGACGTTTGGGAGCATGCATATTACCTGAACTACCAAAACCGTCGCCCCGACTACATTTCCGCATTCTGGAACGTTGTCGATTGGGACGCCGTTGCCGATCGTTACGCTGCTGCAAAGTAA
- a CDS encoding 30S ribosomal protein S1, translating into MVNRNLIRNLEDDDILAELALLVPADQAEELLFEALAAEQQDYAQGKLVDGRIVEINDEWALIDVGFKSEGTVSLDEWGGDEEPPKVGDTVKVLIEEMEDELGAADDPYGMISLSKRKAEKIIEWEDMMDKVAEGQVVTGTVVRKIKGGLLVELGVIHVFLPGSQVDIRRPGDIGDFIGRVIQAEVLKIDDMRRNIVISRRSLIERQREEDRAYLMKELEVGQIRKGVVKNIADFGAFVDLGGIDGLLHITDMAWERIGHPTEMVSIDQEIEVKVLHIDREKQKIALGLKQKDRNPWENIEEKYPVNSDHKGEVVNVMSYGAFVKLEPGIEGLVHISEMSWTKRVNHPSELVNIGDEIDVKILGVDPAGQQLSLGMKQTQKNPWDEVLERYPEGTDVTGKVRNLTNYGAFIELEEGIDGLLHVSDMSWTRKIGHPSEMLEKGQEIACRVLSVDEERRRIALGLKQLDNDPWDGDIPDKYQPGQLVKGKVTKITNFGVFISLEDGLEGLLHISELAEQKVEDPEEVVKVGDDIEVKVLRVDTDERKIGLSLKRVEWGEEQERAAAAAEAAENQVPASSVEGELKGGLGSAGPLFPPSNEE; encoded by the coding sequence ATGGTCAACCGTAACCTCATCCGCAATCTCGAAGACGACGACATTCTAGCCGAATTGGCTCTGCTAGTCCCTGCAGACCAAGCCGAAGAATTGCTTTTTGAAGCCCTGGCAGCGGAACAACAAGATTATGCCCAGGGAAAACTTGTCGACGGCCGAATCGTTGAAATCAACGATGAATGGGCGTTGATCGACGTCGGATTCAAGAGCGAAGGCACCGTCAGTCTCGATGAGTGGGGCGGCGATGAAGAGCCACCCAAGGTGGGGGACACCGTCAAGGTTCTCATCGAAGAGATGGAGGACGAACTCGGGGCGGCCGACGATCCTTACGGCATGATCTCGCTGAGCAAGCGCAAAGCGGAAAAGATTATCGAGTGGGAAGACATGATGGACAAGGTTGCCGAGGGCCAAGTGGTCACCGGTACCGTTGTTCGCAAGATCAAGGGTGGTTTGTTGGTCGAGTTGGGCGTGATCCACGTCTTCCTGCCAGGCAGCCAAGTCGACATCCGACGCCCTGGCGACATCGGCGATTTCATTGGCCGCGTGATCCAAGCCGAAGTGCTGAAGATCGACGACATGCGTCGCAACATCGTGATCAGCCGTCGTTCGTTGATCGAACGTCAACGCGAAGAAGATCGCGCGTACTTGATGAAAGAACTCGAAGTCGGCCAGATCCGCAAAGGGGTTGTCAAGAACATCGCCGACTTCGGTGCGTTCGTCGACCTGGGCGGTATCGACGGTTTGCTTCACATCACCGACATGGCTTGGGAGCGAATTGGTCACCCCACCGAAATGGTTTCGATCGACCAAGAAATCGAAGTCAAGGTGCTGCACATCGACCGCGAAAAGCAAAAGATTGCTCTCGGTTTGAAGCAGAAGGACCGCAACCCGTGGGAAAACATCGAAGAGAAGTACCCGGTCAACAGCGATCACAAGGGCGAAGTCGTCAACGTGATGAGCTACGGTGCGTTCGTCAAACTCGAACCCGGCATCGAAGGCTTGGTGCACATCAGCGAAATGAGCTGGACCAAGCGAGTCAATCATCCAAGCGAATTGGTCAACATCGGCGACGAAATCGATGTCAAGATCTTGGGTGTCGACCCCGCCGGCCAACAGTTGTCGCTCGGTATGAAGCAAACTCAGAAGAATCCTTGGGACGAAGTGCTCGAGCGTTATCCTGAGGGAACCGATGTCACCGGTAAGGTGCGTAACTTGACCAACTACGGTGCGTTCATCGAGCTGGAAGAAGGCATCGACGGTCTGCTTCACGTCAGCGACATGTCGTGGACTCGCAAGATCGGTCACCCGAGCGAAATGCTCGAGAAGGGCCAAGAGATTGCTTGCCGCGTCTTGAGCGTCGACGAAGAGCGTCGCCGTATCGCACTGGGACTGAAACAGCTCGATAACGACCCATGGGATGGCGACATTCCTGACAAGTACCAACCAGGCCAATTGGTCAAGGGTAAGGTCACCAAGATCACCAACTTCGGCGTCTTCATCAGCCTCGAAGACGGACTCGAAGGCCTGCTGCACATCAGCGAATTGGCTGAGCAAAAGGTCGAAGATCCCGAAGAAGTGGTCAAGGTCGGCGACGACATCGAAGTCAAGGTCCTGCGAGTCGACACCGACGAACGCAAGATCGGTCTGTCGCTCAAACGAGTCGAATGGGGCGAAGAGCAAGAGCGTGCTGCGGCCGCTGCCGAAGCAGCCGAGAACCAAGTCCCTGCGTCGTCGGTCGAAGGCGAGCTGAAGGGTGGTCTAGGCAGTGCCGGTCCTCTCTTCCCACCAAGCAACGAAGAGTAA
- the rpiB gene encoding ribose 5-phosphate isomerase B yields MTESLPLRVAIGGDHAGFPLKKMIVERFGDQVTALIDCGTNSEASCDYPDFAIAVAKEILAGRADKGIMVCGSGVGVSVAANKIHGIRASICHDTYSAHQGVEHDDMNVLCIGGRIIGSELAFEIVQAFLAAQYEPEDRHARRLAKVLKIEKEGI; encoded by the coding sequence ATGACTGAATCACTCCCTCTGCGAGTCGCCATTGGTGGCGATCACGCTGGTTTTCCCCTGAAAAAGATGATCGTCGAGCGTTTTGGCGACCAGGTCACCGCGTTGATCGATTGTGGCACCAACAGCGAAGCGAGCTGTGATTACCCCGATTTCGCGATCGCCGTGGCCAAAGAAATCCTCGCCGGCCGAGCCGACAAAGGGATCATGGTCTGTGGCAGCGGAGTGGGCGTCAGCGTCGCAGCCAACAAGATTCACGGAATTCGAGCGTCGATCTGCCACGATACCTACTCGGCCCACCAAGGCGTCGAGCACGATGATATGAACGTGCTCTGTATCGGCGGCCGGATCATTGGCTCGGAATTGGCCTTCGAGATCGTCCAGGCGTTCCTGGCCGCTCAATACGAGCCCGAAGATCGACACGCTCGACGCTTGGCCAAAGTCTTAAAAATCGAAAAAGAAGGTATCTAG